ATCTCTTCCATACTACAATCAGCAATAAAGTTACCATCAGTATAGCAATATACACAATAGTCCTTATTTTTACTTCCATCAGAATTTGTTCCATATAAATGAGAGTCTTCCATTGGCATTCCACAACTTTGGCAATAACATACTTTGTTCATATTCATCTTCCTTTCAAATTATGTTTTCTACTCTTTCATATTACCAAACATAATTTGACAACTGAGTGTCATATTATAAAAAATTCATTATTTATATATCATTACCTTTTTAATATGATTAACTTAATTTTAAGTGTAGTAATTATCTAATGTTTTCTGCAGTTTTTTTCTAATTATATCATTAATATAATTTGGCGCAATAACTTTGATATCACTACCGAAAGAAATTATATAATTATATAAC
The sequence above is a segment of the Vallitalea longa genome. Coding sequences within it:
- a CDS encoding zinc ribbon domain-containing protein; translated protein: MNKVCYCQSCGMPMEDSHLYGTNSDGSKNKDYCVYCYTDGNFIADCSMEEMIDYCVPHMIKNNKNMSEDGARKIMNEFFPTLKRWKK